A region from the Triticum aestivum cultivar Chinese Spring chromosome 3D, IWGSC CS RefSeq v2.1, whole genome shotgun sequence genome encodes:
- the LOC123076059 gene encoding uncharacterized protein produces the protein MGAKKPQLQPQPAPEKPKPDPQVLVPPVFDFPPLAARTRMLVPAYELMFGKLARRSLFDDYFHSGGVDAHIVLKQLGDSHADLNATMSTNGGEAHFRWQRDLNDPHIFVDFLVSTLKPTMRLSSSVYYPKYGIGAFGTFPLNMANRAYSEDYGVMGLRYGSENLSIGASFVPFPSPGEVPYGAWLAGRKGNLSAGVQYKPLGGSKDPMPFTDLKNWNFAIGYGLGSTSPLSPSFTFALELIRSSQLVASFYQHHISGKELKYRGEPDIFGTLNYIDLGLELATRVDKDKPTDDVGNSSFQVAASWPLNTDLLVKGKLGPSKSSAALAYKFPPFFTCSVTVENDHSKGTRSYGLGILVEDREPRCQTLDQDCKVVKQHEMDADGKERVLEFDFVPGNYDNLPTELKPIDKVL, from the exons ATGGGGGCCAAGAAGCCGCAGCTGCAGCCGCAGCCGGCGCCGGAGAAGCCAAAGCCGGACCCGCAGGTGCTAGTGCCGCCCGTCTTCGACTTCCCTCCCTTGGCCGCCCGCACCAG GATGTTGGTCCCGGCATATGAGCTCATGTTCGGGAAGCTCGCGCGACGCAGCCTCTTTGATGACTATTTCCATTCTGGGGGTGTGGACGCGCATATTGTGTTAAAGCAGTTGGGAGATTCTCATGCTGATCTGAATGCCACC ATGTCGACAAATGGGGGGGAAGCTCACTTTCGATGGCAGAG GGATTTGAACGACCCCCATATATTTGTGGACTTTCTTGTGTCAACTCTGAAACC CACAATGCGGCTGTCTTCAAGCGTTTACTATCCGAAGTATGGTATTGGCGCCTTTGGGACGTTCCCTTTGAATATGGCAAACAGggctta CTCAGAAGATTATGGTGTCATGGGTTTACGATATGGTTCAGAGAATCTATCAATTGGGGCCTCCTTCGTCCCATTTCCTT CGCCTGGTGAGGTACCCTACGGTGCATGGTTGGCTGGGAGAAAAGGGAATTTAAGTGCAGGCGTACAATACAAACCACTAG GTGGAAGCAAGGATCCTATGCCTTTTACAGACTTGAAGAACTGGAATTTTGCAATCGGTTATGGTCTTGGCTCAACTAGCCCACTCAGCCCTTCATTTACTTTTGCACTAGAGCTCATTAGAAGTTCACAG CTGGTTGCATCATTCTATCAGCACCATATTTCTGGAAAG GAACTAAAGTATCGGGGTGAACCAGATATTTTTGGAACTTTAAACTACATTGATCTTGGACTTGAGCTAGCCACAAG GGTGGATAAAGACAAACCAACAGACGATGTTGGCAATTCCTCGTTTCAGGTAGCTGCAAGTTGGCCGCTTAATACTGATTTACTTGTAAAG GGGAAGTTAGGCCCCTCCAAGTCTTCTGCAGCATTGGCGTATAAGTTTCCACCCTTCTTTACATGTAGTGTCACAG TTGAAAATGATCATTCAAAAGGTACAAGATCGTATGGATTGGGAATTCTTGTTGAGGACAGAGAGCCCAG ATGCCAAACACTTGATCAAGATTGTAAGGTGGTGAAACAACATGAGATGGACGCTGATGGAAAGGAGCGCGTCCTCGAGTTTGACTTTGTTCCGGGCAACTATGACAATTTACCAACGGAGTTGAAGCCTATCGACAAAGTATTGTAA